The proteins below come from a single Afipia felis ATCC 53690 genomic window:
- the argS gene encoding arginine--tRNA ligase, whose protein sequence is MSVPTQPAHLFADILGRVHSVCRDLMTEGVLPQGIDLSRVVVEPPKDATHGDMATNAAMVLAKEAKAKPRDLADRISDKLRTDPLVLAASVAGPGFINLTLKNEAWFDALRTVLQAGDAYGRSQIGADEKVNVEYVSANPTGPMHVGHCRGAVFGDALATLLASAGYAVTKEYYINDAGAQVDVLARSAHLRYREALGENIGEIPEGLYPGDYLKPVGDALAREYGDKLAKQPEAEWLPLVRDKAIVMMMEMIRGDLAALNIKHDVFFSERSLIAGGTDQVGATIAGLRVKGDVYEGRLPPPKGAPVEDYEDREQTLFRATAFGDDVDRPLKKSDGSYTYFASDIAYHKNKFDRGFHNMVDVWGADHGGYIKRVQAAIKAVTAGEGELDVKIVQLVRLLRNGEPVKMSKRAGDFVTLREVVDEVGSDAVRFMMLFRKNDAVLDFDLAKVLEQSKDNPVFYVQYGHARGHSVFKNARATVPDLPEDDGKRRAWLGAADVERLTDPVELSLIRQLALFPRTLEAAALAHEPHRIAFYLYDLASEFHALWTKGRDAPHLRFIIDNDAGITIARLALVQGVVSVLASGLAVLGVHAPNEMR, encoded by the coding sequence TTGTCCGTCCCGACCCAGCCGGCCCATCTTTTCGCGGATATTCTCGGCCGGGTTCATAGCGTCTGCCGCGATCTGATGACCGAAGGCGTGCTGCCGCAAGGCATCGACCTGTCGCGGGTCGTGGTAGAACCGCCGAAGGATGCGACCCACGGCGACATGGCGACCAACGCCGCGATGGTGCTGGCGAAAGAGGCGAAGGCGAAGCCGCGCGATCTCGCCGACAGGATCAGCGACAAGCTGCGGACCGATCCGCTGGTGCTGGCCGCGAGCGTCGCGGGGCCGGGCTTCATCAATCTCACGCTGAAGAACGAGGCATGGTTCGACGCGCTGCGCACAGTGCTGCAGGCGGGTGATGCCTACGGCCGTTCGCAGATCGGTGCGGACGAGAAGGTCAATGTTGAATACGTCTCCGCCAACCCGACCGGGCCGATGCATGTCGGTCACTGTCGAGGCGCCGTGTTCGGCGATGCGCTTGCGACGCTGCTCGCGTCTGCGGGCTATGCGGTGACCAAGGAATATTACATCAACGATGCCGGTGCGCAGGTCGATGTACTCGCGCGCTCGGCGCATCTGCGCTACCGCGAGGCGCTCGGCGAAAATATCGGCGAAATTCCCGAGGGGCTTTATCCCGGCGACTATCTCAAGCCGGTCGGCGACGCGCTCGCGCGCGAGTATGGCGACAAGCTCGCGAAGCAGCCTGAGGCTGAGTGGCTTCCGCTCGTGCGCGACAAAGCCATTGTGATGATGATGGAGATGATCCGCGGTGATCTCGCGGCACTCAACATCAAGCATGACGTGTTCTTTTCGGAGCGCTCGCTGATCGCGGGCGGCACCGATCAGGTCGGCGCGACGATCGCGGGTCTGCGTGTGAAGGGCGATGTCTATGAGGGGCGCCTGCCGCCGCCGAAAGGTGCGCCGGTCGAGGATTACGAAGATCGCGAGCAGACACTCTTTCGCGCCACCGCGTTCGGTGACGATGTCGATCGACCGCTGAAGAAGTCGGATGGCTCCTATACCTACTTCGCCTCCGACATCGCCTATCACAAGAACAAGTTCGACCGCGGCTTCCACAATATGGTGGACGTGTGGGGCGCCGATCACGGCGGCTACATCAAGCGCGTGCAGGCCGCGATCAAGGCGGTGACGGCGGGCGAGGGCGAACTCGACGTCAAGATCGTGCAGCTCGTGCGGCTGCTGCGAAACGGCGAGCCGGTGAAAATGTCGAAGCGCGCGGGTGACTTCGTCACGCTGCGTGAAGTGGTGGATGAAGTCGGCTCAGATGCCGTGCGCTTTATGATGCTGTTCCGCAAGAACGATGCGGTGCTCGATTTCGACCTCGCCAAGGTGCTGGAGCAGTCCAAGGACAATCCGGTTTTCTACGTGCAGTACGGCCACGCGCGCGGACACTCGGTGTTCAAAAACGCCCGCGCCACGGTTCCCGATCTGCCTGAGGATGACGGCAAGCGGCGCGCCTGGCTGGGCGCGGCTGATGTTGAGCGGCTAACCGATCCGGTGGAATTGTCGCTGATCCGCCAGCTTGCTTTGTTCCCGCGCACGCTGGAAGCGGCCGCCTTGGCTCATGAGCCGCACCGCATCGCATTCTATCTCTATGATCTTGCAAGCGAGTTCCACGCGCTCTGGACCAAGGGCCGCGATGCGCCTCATTTACGCTTCATTATAGATAATGATGCTGGAATTACCATTGCGCGACTGGCCTTGGTGCAAGGCGTCGTCTCGGTTCTGGCATCCGGCCTCGCCGTGCTCGGCGTCCATGCTCCGAACGAGATGCGATGA
- a CDS encoding tetratricopeptide repeat protein translates to MRIFKGCVLTACATIAVFAMTRTYAFDGTVDPDGATAPLGAVTTSSGVAVVKKTLPPNSNALTALQYAAEDGHAAAQWKLGKMFADGVGVERDDLRAFDYFSRIANQHAEDNPGAPQANIVANAFVALGRYYITGIANSNIKRDPERAREMFSYAASYFGSAEAQYSLARMYLEGKGIQRDVKYGVRWLGLAAHKGQHEAQALLGQMLFNGDHLQRQAARGLMWLTLAQESATPDEKWIHQSYNEALSKASEDDRAMALQMLQRWVQGRRD, encoded by the coding sequence ATGCGGATATTTAAGGGTTGCGTCTTGACCGCGTGTGCGACCATCGCAGTTTTTGCGATGACGCGGACCTACGCTTTCGATGGCACGGTCGATCCTGACGGTGCGACCGCCCCGCTCGGAGCGGTGACCACGTCGTCCGGCGTCGCGGTGGTAAAGAAGACCCTGCCGCCGAACAGCAACGCGCTGACCGCCCTGCAATATGCCGCCGAAGACGGCCATGCCGCCGCCCAATGGAAACTCGGCAAGATGTTCGCCGATGGCGTCGGCGTCGAGCGCGACGATCTGCGCGCCTTCGATTATTTCAGCCGGATCGCCAACCAACACGCCGAAGACAATCCGGGAGCGCCGCAGGCCAACATCGTGGCCAACGCGTTCGTGGCGCTCGGCCGCTACTACATCACCGGCATCGCCAATTCGAACATCAAGCGCGACCCGGAGCGGGCGCGGGAGATGTTCTCTTACGCCGCGTCCTATTTCGGCAGCGCCGAGGCGCAATACAGCCTCGCGCGGATGTATCTCGAGGGCAAAGGCATCCAGCGCGATGTGAAGTATGGTGTGCGCTGGCTTGGTCTCGCGGCCCACAAGGGCCAGCACGAGGCGCAGGCGCTTCTCGGCCAGATGCTGTTCAACGGCGACCATCTGCAGCGGCAGGCTGCACGCGGCCTGATGTGGCTGACGCTGGCGCAGGAAAGCGCCACGCCGGACGAGAAGTGGATTCACCAGAGCTACAACGAGGCGCTGTCCAAGGCCTCCGAAGACGACCGCGCCATGGCCCTGCAGATGCTGCAGCGCTGGGTGCAGGGTCGCCGCGACTGA
- a CDS encoding DUF4886 domain-containing protein, with translation MMRNVRWMLAAMLALSFTAAQAQVNPKVAKLDEVPKTVLYIGNSFFYYNNSLHNHVLKLANAADPSAHYLATSATISGSGLNWHDVESLFSADGMASYSFAPGNKVVMNTRNKKFDAAIMMDCSQCPVHPQLKPFFTEAAAKDAAIVRKHGADPVLFMSWAYADMPEMTEQLAEAYTTAGNANNMLVIPAGLAFARAKKEQPDLVLNVEDKRHPTLAGTYLAACTVLASVYQRSPVGNPYHAGLDDKTAAFLQNVAWETVQDYYGK, from the coding sequence ATGATGCGAAATGTTCGTTGGATGCTGGCAGCCATGCTGGCCTTGTCATTCACCGCCGCGCAGGCGCAGGTGAATCCGAAGGTCGCGAAGCTCGATGAGGTGCCGAAGACGGTGCTCTACATCGGCAACAGCTTTTTCTACTACAACAACAGCCTGCACAATCATGTGCTGAAGCTCGCGAATGCCGCCGACCCCTCGGCGCATTATCTCGCGACCTCTGCGACGATCAGCGGATCTGGACTGAACTGGCACGATGTGGAGTCGCTGTTCTCCGCCGATGGCATGGCGTCCTATTCGTTCGCGCCGGGCAACAAGGTCGTGATGAACACGCGCAACAAAAAGTTCGACGCGGCTATCATGATGGATTGCAGCCAGTGCCCGGTGCATCCGCAGTTGAAGCCTTTCTTCACCGAGGCTGCCGCGAAGGATGCGGCGATCGTGCGCAAGCACGGTGCCGACCCGGTACTGTTCATGTCATGGGCCTACGCCGACATGCCGGAGATGACCGAGCAACTGGCGGAGGCCTACACCACGGCAGGCAACGCCAACAATATGCTGGTGATCCCCGCCGGTCTTGCTTTCGCCCGCGCCAAGAAGGAGCAGCCCGATCTCGTTCTCAATGTCGAGGACAAGCGCCATCCGACGCTGGCGGGCACGTATCTCGCGGCCTGCACGGTGCTGGCCTCCGTCTATCAACGCTCGCCGGTCGGCAATCCGTACCACGCCGGTCTCGACGACAAGACCGCCGCCTTCCTGCAGAACGTCGCGTGGGAGACCGTGCAGGATTATTACGGGAAGTAG
- the xth gene encoding exodeoxyribonuclease III — MRIATWNVNSVRQRLDHLLTWLKEREPDLVCLQEIKCLDDAFPREPIEALGYNVVTHGQKTFNGVALLSKYRFEETKPQLAGDPEDLHARFLEGVVSHKDGTFRLACLYLPNGNPVNTEKYPYKLRWMDRLIDYARDRLKSEEPFVLAGDFNVIPTPADVYNPQAWLGDALFLPQTRDKFQTLLNLGLTDAFRATSDAPQQYTFWDYQAGAWQKNNGIRIDHLLMSPPASDRLQAVGIDKHVRGWEKASDHVPVWADLNF; from the coding sequence ATGCGCATCGCGACATGGAACGTCAACTCGGTGCGCCAGCGCCTCGACCATTTGCTGACATGGCTGAAGGAGCGCGAGCCAGATCTGGTCTGCCTGCAGGAAATCAAATGCCTCGATGACGCGTTTCCGCGCGAGCCGATCGAGGCACTCGGCTACAACGTGGTGACTCACGGGCAGAAGACCTTCAACGGCGTTGCCCTGCTCTCCAAATATCGCTTCGAGGAAACCAAACCGCAGCTTGCGGGCGATCCCGAGGACCTGCACGCGCGCTTTCTTGAAGGCGTGGTGTCGCACAAGGACGGCACCTTCCGCCTCGCTTGCCTCTATCTGCCGAACGGCAATCCGGTGAACACGGAGAAATATCCGTACAAGCTGCGATGGATGGACCGGCTGATCGACTATGCGCGCGACCGGCTGAAATCAGAAGAGCCGTTCGTGCTGGCGGGCGATTTCAACGTCATTCCGACGCCTGCCGACGTCTACAATCCGCAGGCCTGGCTCGGCGACGCGCTGTTCCTGCCGCAGACCCGCGACAAATTCCAGACGCTGCTTAACCTCGGCCTCACCGATGCCTTCCGTGCAACCTCGGACGCGCCGCAGCAGTACACATTCTGGGATTATCAGGCCGGCGCCTGGCAGAAGAACAACGGCATCCGCATCGACCATCTCCTGATGTCGCCACCAGCGAGTGATCGTCTGCAGGCGGTCGGCATCGACAAGCATGTGCGCGGCTGGGAAAAAGCCTCGGATCACGTGCCGGTATGGGCGGATCTTAATTTTTAG
- a CDS encoding deoxyguanosinetriphosphate triphosphohydrolase, producing MSVGRAAPAAPYRCDPDLSRGRRFDEPPSRHRSAFRRDCDRVIHSTAFRRLKHKTQVFVFHEGDHYRTRLTHSLEVAQIARALARQLGLDEDLTETLALAHDLGHPPFGHAGERALDACLKDQGGFDHNAQSLRVVTSLERRYPAFDGLNLTWESLEGIVKHNGPLIGRDGHPLGHYASHGLPVGITNYNAVHDLELSSYASLEAQVAAISDDIAYNAHDIDDGLRAGLFTIADLNAVPLIADLNGRILSRFPGIDEARHGAELVRELISYWIESAFSETMRRIASAAPRTVEDVRHGGGPLAAFNPKAQGADRAIKQFLWDRMYRHDRVMRVMIEAEAVVADLFAHYSRHPDDLPSDWAHGDAGDDEEDTRRIGNFIAGMTDRYAITEHQRLFDSTPELR from the coding sequence ATGTCCGTGGGGCGGGCGGCACCTGCCGCACCTTACCGCTGCGACCCAGACCTGAGCCGCGGCCGCCGGTTCGATGAGCCGCCAAGCCGCCACCGCAGCGCTTTCCGCCGCGATTGCGACCGGGTGATCCATTCCACCGCGTTCCGCCGCCTCAAGCACAAGACGCAGGTATTCGTCTTCCACGAGGGCGATCATTATCGCACCCGGCTGACCCACAGTCTGGAGGTGGCGCAGATCGCCCGTGCGCTGGCGCGCCAACTGGGGCTGGACGAGGATCTCACCGAGACGTTGGCGCTCGCGCATGACCTCGGCCATCCGCCGTTCGGCCATGCGGGCGAGCGTGCGCTCGACGCTTGCCTGAAAGATCAAGGCGGGTTTGACCACAATGCGCAGTCGCTGCGCGTCGTCACCTCGCTCGAACGCCGCTATCCGGCCTTCGACGGGCTGAACCTGACCTGGGAATCGCTCGAGGGCATCGTCAAGCACAACGGCCCGCTCATTGGCCGCGATGGCCATCCGCTCGGGCATTACGCATCCCATGGTCTGCCGGTGGGGATCACGAATTACAACGCGGTGCACGACCTCGAACTGTCGTCCTATGCCTCGTTGGAAGCGCAGGTCGCGGCAATTTCCGACGATATCGCCTACAATGCCCATGACATCGACGATGGCCTGCGCGCGGGCCTATTCACTATTGCCGACCTCAACGCCGTCCCGCTGATCGCCGATCTCAATGGGCGGATTCTCTCGCGCTTTCCGGGCATCGACGAGGCGCGTCATGGCGCTGAACTCGTGCGCGAACTGATCTCGTACTGGATTGAGTCCGCGTTCTCCGAAACGATGCGGCGGATCGCATCGGCCGCGCCGCGAACCGTGGAAGACGTGCGCCACGGCGGCGGCCCGCTGGCGGCCTTCAATCCGAAGGCGCAGGGCGCGGACCGGGCGATCAAGCAATTCCTGTGGGACCGGATGTACCGCCATGACCGCGTGATGCGGGTGATGATCGAGGCGGAAGCTGTCGTCGCGGACCTGTTCGCGCACTACAGCCGCCACCCGGACGACCTGCCTTCCGATTGGGCGCATGGGGATGCTGGCGACGACGAGGAGGACACGCGTCGGATCGGCAATTTCATCGCCGGAATGACCGACCGCTATGCCATTACAGAGCACCAGAGGCTTTTTGACTCGACCCCGGAATTGCGTTAG
- the lpdA gene encoding dihydrolipoyl dehydrogenase, whose protein sequence is MADTSFDVVVIGSGPGGYVTAIRAAQLGFKTAIVEKAYLGGICNNWGCIPTKALLRSAEIFHYMKHAKDYGLSADNVSFDPKAVIARSRAVVKRLNGGVEFLMNKNKITIIWGEATLEGGGKFSVKKVEAAAPKGALGAGSYQAKHIIVATGARPRVLPGLEGDKKLVWTYFEAMNPDKMPKSLLVVGSGAIGIEFASFYRTLGAEVTVVEVLPQIMPVEDAEIAGFARKQFEKQGIKILTGAKVTKLDKKADSVTATIDDGKGKTEQITVDRVISAVGVVGNIEGFGLEKLGVKTDRGCIVIDGYGKTNVPGIYAIGDVAGPPMLAHKAEHEGIICVEAIKGLHPHPMDKLMIPGCTYCHPQVASVGLTEAKAKEAGKDIRVGRFPFVGNGKAIAQGEDQGMVKVIFDKKTGQLLGAHMVGSEVTELIQGFVVAMNLETTEEELFHTIFPHPTISETMKEAVLDAYGRVLNM, encoded by the coding sequence GTGGCTGATACCTCATTCGACGTCGTTGTCATCGGCTCGGGTCCCGGCGGTTACGTCACCGCCATCCGTGCAGCCCAACTCGGCTTCAAGACTGCGATCGTCGAGAAGGCCTATCTCGGCGGCATCTGCAACAACTGGGGCTGCATTCCGACCAAGGCGCTGCTGCGCTCGGCGGAAATCTTCCACTACATGAAGCATGCCAAGGATTACGGCCTGTCGGCGGACAACGTCTCGTTCGACCCCAAGGCGGTGATCGCGCGCTCGCGCGCCGTGGTGAAACGCCTCAATGGCGGCGTCGAATTTCTGATGAACAAGAACAAGATCACGATCATCTGGGGCGAGGCGACGCTCGAAGGCGGCGGCAAGTTCTCGGTGAAGAAGGTTGAGGCCGCTGCACCCAAGGGCGCACTCGGCGCGGGCAGCTATCAGGCCAAGCACATCATCGTCGCCACCGGCGCGCGTCCGCGTGTGCTGCCGGGGCTGGAAGGCGACAAGAAACTGGTGTGGACCTACTTCGAGGCGATGAACCCCGACAAGATGCCGAAGTCGTTGCTGGTGGTCGGCTCCGGTGCCATCGGCATTGAATTCGCGTCGTTCTATCGCACGCTCGGCGCCGAGGTGACGGTGGTCGAGGTGCTGCCGCAGATCATGCCGGTGGAGGACGCCGAGATTGCAGGCTTCGCCCGCAAGCAGTTCGAGAAGCAGGGCATCAAGATCCTCACCGGCGCGAAGGTCACCAAGCTCGACAAGAAGGCCGATAGCGTTACCGCCACCATCGACGACGGCAAGGGCAAGACTGAACAGATCACCGTGGACCGCGTGATCTCCGCCGTCGGCGTGGTCGGCAACATCGAGGGCTTCGGGCTGGAGAAGCTCGGCGTGAAGACCGACCGCGGTTGCATCGTGATCGACGGTTACGGCAAGACCAACGTGCCCGGCATCTACGCTATCGGCGACGTCGCCGGCCCGCCGATGCTGGCGCACAAGGCCGAGCATGAGGGCATCATCTGCGTCGAGGCGATCAAGGGCCTGCATCCGCACCCGATGGACAAGCTCATGATCCCGGGCTGCACCTACTGCCACCCGCAGGTCGCGTCAGTGGGGTTGACCGAGGCTAAGGCGAAGGAGGCGGGCAAGGACATCCGTGTCGGCCGCTTCCCGTTCGTCGGCAACGGCAAGGCAATCGCGCAGGGTGAAGACCAGGGCATGGTCAAGGTGATCTTCGACAAGAAGACCGGCCAGTTGCTCGGCGCGCATATGGTCGGCTCGGAAGTGACCGAACTGATCCAGGGCTTCGTGGTGGCGATGAACCTCGAGACCACTGAGGAAGAGCTCTTCCACACCATCTTCCCGCACCCGACCATCTCGGAAACGATGAAGGAAGCCGTGCTGGATGCCTATGGCCGCGTCCTGAATATGTAA
- the erpA gene encoding iron-sulfur cluster insertion protein ErpA: MTANVTISERAARRIGEILKGEGEGAKLRISVEGGGCSGFQYKFDIDKTQAEDDLVIVRDNAVVLVDPSSAPFLADSELDFVDDLIGASFRVNNPNATASCGCGISFSI, encoded by the coding sequence GTGACCGCGAATGTGACAATTTCCGAGCGGGCGGCGCGGCGGATTGGCGAAATCCTGAAAGGCGAAGGCGAAGGCGCCAAGCTCCGCATCAGCGTCGAGGGCGGCGGCTGCTCCGGCTTCCAGTACAAATTCGATATCGACAAGACCCAGGCCGAGGACGATCTGGTGATCGTGCGCGATAACGCCGTAGTACTGGTCGATCCCTCTTCGGCTCCGTTCCTCGCGGACTCCGAACTCGACTTCGTCGATGACCTGATTGGTGCATCGTTCCGCGTCAACAATCCGAACGCCACCGCCTCCTGCGGTTGCGGCATCAGCTTCTCGATCTGA
- the ilvD gene encoding dihydroxy-acid dehydratase — protein sequence MDAKTNIKARLPSRHVTEGPARAPHRSYLYAMGLTTEQIHQPFVGVASCWNEAAPCNISLMRQAQAVKKGVASAGGTPREFCTITVTDGIAMGHEGMRSSLPSREVIADSVELTIRGHSYDALVGLAGCDKSLPGMMMAMCRLNVPSIFIYGGSILPGNFRGQQVTVQDMFEAVGKHSVGEMSDADLDEIERVACPSAGACGAQFTANTMATVSEAIGLALPYSAGAPAPYEIRDSFCATAGEKVMELIAKNIRPRDIVTRKALENAAAVVAASGGSTNAALHLPAIAHECGIEFDLFDVAEIFKKTPYVADLKPGGRYVAKDMFEAGGIPLLMKTLLDHGYMHGDCMTVTGRTIAENLASVKWNPHQDVVRPADKPITVTGGVVGMKGNLAPDGAIVKVAGMSVLKFTGPARVFDCEEDAFEAVEKRTYKEGEVIVIRYEGPKGGPGMREMLATTAALYGQGMGAKVALITDGRFSGATRGFCVGHVGPEAAVGGPIGLIRNGDIIELDAEAGALNVKLSDAELAERRKAWKPRETGTGSGALWKYAQQVGPAVKGAVTHPGRAGEKSCYADI from the coding sequence ATGGACGCGAAGACCAACATCAAGGCGAGACTGCCGAGCCGTCATGTGACGGAAGGTCCGGCCCGCGCCCCCCATCGCTCCTACCTCTACGCCATGGGCCTCACCACCGAGCAGATCCACCAGCCGTTCGTCGGCGTGGCGTCCTGCTGGAATGAGGCCGCGCCCTGCAATATTTCGCTGATGCGCCAGGCCCAGGCCGTGAAAAAGGGCGTCGCCTCCGCTGGTGGCACCCCGCGCGAGTTCTGTACCATCACCGTCACCGACGGCATCGCCATGGGACACGAGGGCATGCGGTCTTCGCTGCCGTCGCGCGAGGTGATCGCCGATTCCGTCGAACTCACCATCCGCGGCCATTCCTACGACGCGTTGGTCGGGCTCGCGGGCTGCGACAAGTCCCTGCCGGGCATGATGATGGCGATGTGCCGTCTCAACGTGCCCTCGATCTTCATCTATGGCGGCTCGATCCTGCCCGGCAATTTCCGCGGCCAGCAGGTCACCGTGCAGGACATGTTCGAGGCCGTCGGCAAGCACTCGGTCGGCGAGATGTCGGACGCCGACCTGGACGAAATCGAGCGCGTGGCATGCCCCTCGGCGGGTGCCTGCGGCGCGCAGTTCACTGCCAACACCATGGCGACTGTCTCCGAGGCGATCGGCCTCGCGCTGCCGTACTCGGCGGGCGCTCCTGCTCCTTACGAAATCCGCGACTCCTTCTGCGCGACGGCCGGCGAGAAGGTCATGGAATTGATCGCCAAGAATATCCGCCCGCGCGACATCGTCACCCGCAAGGCGCTGGAAAACGCTGCCGCCGTGGTCGCGGCCTCCGGCGGCTCGACCAATGCGGCGCTGCATCTGCCCGCCATCGCGCATGAATGCGGCATCGAATTCGACCTGTTCGACGTGGCCGAAATCTTCAAAAAGACACCATATGTCGCGGATTTGAAGCCGGGCGGCCGTTATGTAGCCAAAGACATGTTCGAAGCTGGCGGCATCCCGCTGCTGATGAAGACGCTCCTGGATCACGGTTATATGCACGGTGACTGCATGACGGTCACCGGGCGGACGATTGCCGAGAACCTCGCCAGCGTGAAATGGAATCCGCATCAGGATGTGGTGCGCCCCGCCGACAAGCCGATCACGGTGACCGGTGGCGTCGTGGGCATGAAGGGCAACCTCGCTCCCGACGGCGCGATCGTGAAAGTGGCTGGAATGTCCGTCCTGAAGTTCACCGGTCCGGCGCGTGTCTTCGATTGCGAAGAGGACGCGTTCGAGGCCGTGGAGAAACGGACCTACAAGGAAGGCGAGGTCATCGTCATCCGCTACGAGGGCCCTAAGGGTGGCCCCGGCATGCGCGAGATGCTCGCCACTACCGCTGCACTTTACGGGCAGGGGATGGGCGCCAAGGTCGCGCTCATCACGGATGGCCGTTTCTCCGGCGCGACGCGCGGCTTCTGCGTCGGCCATGTCGGCCCCGAGGCTGCAGTCGGAGGGCCGATCGGCCTTATCCGAAATGGGGACATTATCGAACTTGATGCCGAGGCCGGGGCGCTCAATGTGAAGTTGAGTGACGCTGAATTGGCCGAGCGGCGGAAAGCCTGGAAACCGCGGGAAACCGGCACGGGTTCCGGGGCACTCTGGAAGTATGCCCAGCAGGTCGGACCTGCGGTCAAGGGCGCGGTGACCCACCCAGGACGGGCGGGTGAAAAGAGTTGCTATGCGGATATTTAA
- the modA gene encoding molybdate ABC transporter substrate-binding protein, translating to MIRVGSLLAAVVCLATQTSVASAAELKVYSTIGVQAAMEELAPAFEKQSGDKLVFTFNTAAALTKRIQAGEHADAMILTRQNLETLAKENKVSGHITPVASSGISVVVKSGAPKPDISTPDALKATLLKAKTIAYSNPAAGGASGVYVGKMIERMGLTDQLKDKIRHPPAGGNAAHLVASGEAELAIQQTPEVMSAKGVDLVGPLPGNLNNITHFAADVSTAPTAKSSAEAFMKFLTSPEAVKVFKARGLEPG from the coding sequence ATGATCCGAGTTGGAAGCCTGCTCGCCGCTGTCGTCTGTCTTGCGACACAAACAAGCGTCGCCTCCGCCGCCGAACTGAAGGTTTACTCCACCATCGGCGTACAGGCCGCCATGGAAGAACTGGCACCGGCGTTCGAAAAGCAGAGCGGCGACAAACTCGTCTTCACGTTCAATACCGCCGCTGCCCTGACCAAACGCATCCAGGCCGGCGAGCACGCCGACGCCATGATCCTGACCCGGCAAAATCTCGAAACGCTTGCCAAGGAGAACAAGGTGTCCGGCCACATCACGCCGGTGGCAAGCTCCGGCATTTCGGTGGTGGTCAAGAGCGGCGCGCCGAAGCCAGACATCTCGACGCCGGACGCGCTGAAGGCGACGCTTCTGAAGGCAAAGACCATCGCCTATTCCAATCCGGCGGCGGGCGGCGCGAGCGGCGTCTATGTCGGCAAGATGATCGAGCGGATGGGCCTCACCGATCAATTGAAGGATAAAATCCGGCATCCACCGGCGGGCGGCAACGCAGCCCATCTGGTTGCGAGCGGCGAAGCCGAACTCGCGATCCAGCAGACGCCGGAAGTGATGTCGGCCAAAGGCGTCGATCTGGTCGGCCCGCTTCCGGGCAACCTCAACAACATCACGCATTTCGCAGCTGACGTCAGTACCGCTCCTACGGCGAAATCCTCCGCGGAAGCCTTCATGAAGTTTCTCACCTCGCCGGAAGCCGTGAAGGTGTTCAAGGCCCGGGGGCTGGAGCCGGGTTAG